A single uncultured Methanolobus sp. DNA region contains:
- a CDS encoding NusA-like transcription termination signal-binding factor → MGEIKLSTEGIRYIALFEKLTGAAVKDCILDDGRIIYVIKAGDMGAAIGRKGEHINRMKNTVDKQIDLVEYSDEPGVFIKNAFSPVTVKSVNITSRNNKRLAYVEVSNKDKGLAIGRNGKNIEKVKLVAKRHHDIDDVILQ, encoded by the coding sequence TTGGGCGAGATCAAGTTATCCACTGAAGGTATCCGATACATCGCATTATTTGAAAAACTAACCGGCGCGGCGGTCAAAGATTGTATACTCGATGACGGTAGGATAATATATGTGATAAAGGCAGGCGATATGGGCGCTGCCATCGGGAGAAAGGGAGAACACATCAACCGTATGAAAAATACAGTGGATAAACAGATAGATCTTGTCGAATATTCGGACGAACCCGGTGTATTCATAAAAAATGCATTCAGTCCGGTAACTGTCAAATCAGTGAACATCACAAGCAGGAACAATAAGCGATTAGCTTATGTAGAAGTATCTAATAAGGACAAGGGTCTTGCCATAGGACGCAATGGGAAAAACATTGAAAAGGTCAAACTTGTCGCAAAGAGACATCACGACATAGACGACGTAATACTGCAGTGA
- a CDS encoding 50S ribosomal protein L30e, with protein MDINIDKALIKVIRTGKVIIGSNRTIDAAVSNDAKMVVLAANCPADVRAKIESTKVPILNYPGTGTELGPACGKPFIIAAMAIIDSGESDILAAA; from the coding sequence ATGGATATTAACATTGACAAAGCACTTATCAAAGTGATCAGAACCGGAAAGGTGATCATCGGGTCAAACAGGACCATCGATGCTGCTGTTAGCAATGATGCTAAAATGGTGGTACTCGCTGCAAACTGTCCTGCCGATGTAAGAGCCAAGATCGAAAGCACAAAAGTACCGATACTCAACTACCCAGGCACAGGAACAGAACTTGGTCCTGCATGCGGAAAACCATTCATTATCGCTGCAATGGCAATCATTGACAGCGGAGAGTCTGACATTCTGGCTGCCGCTTAA
- the rpoA2 gene encoding DNA-directed RNA polymerase subunit A'' encodes MTISEATIDAMIAGLDLPKNIMKTLKDDVMKVGVTKKELEDIIEQVMKSYDYACVEPCEAVGVVSAQSIGEPGTQMTMRTFHYAGVAEINVTLGLPRLIEIVDARKTPSTPMMTIALEEEYAYDRDKARRLAWEIEATHIEHLADITTDLANMQLIIDLHEKTLIHRALTPDEIADKLREELDVMVNVSGSVANQVIVTPNAPSYRELLQLAKNIHSITLKGIEGIKRVVIRKDGDEYTLYTEGSQLKDVLQIEGVDVTRTSTNNIGEIFEVFGIEAARNSIITEATNTLSEQGLTVDIRHIMLVSDIMCCDGEVKQIGRHGISGEKASVFARAAFEVTVNHLLDAGMRGDRDELNGVTENIIVGQPIKLGTGDVHLITK; translated from the coding sequence ATGACGATCAGTGAAGCTACTATTGATGCAATGATAGCAGGACTCGATCTGCCAAAGAACATCATGAAAACCTTAAAGGATGACGTGATGAAGGTAGGCGTTACAAAGAAAGAGCTTGAAGATATCATCGAACAGGTTATGAAAAGCTATGATTATGCATGCGTAGAGCCCTGTGAGGCAGTGGGTGTGGTTTCAGCACAGTCCATTGGTGAGCCGGGCACCCAGATGACCATGCGTACTTTCCACTATGCGGGTGTCGCTGAAATTAACGTTACACTTGGTCTGCCACGTCTTATTGAGATCGTGGATGCAAGAAAAACACCAAGTACACCAATGATGACTATCGCACTGGAAGAAGAGTATGCATACGACAGGGATAAAGCACGCAGACTTGCATGGGAGATAGAGGCAACTCATATCGAACATCTTGCAGATATAACTACTGACCTTGCAAACATGCAGCTTATCATTGACCTGCACGAGAAGACACTCATACACAGAGCGCTCACACCTGATGAGATCGCTGACAAGCTCCGAGAAGAGCTCGATGTTATGGTAAATGTATCCGGCAGTGTTGCAAATCAGGTAATCGTTACACCAAATGCACCATCATACCGCGAACTGCTCCAGCTTGCAAAGAATATACACTCAATAACCCTGAAAGGTATTGAAGGTATCAAGAGGGTAGTTATCAGAAAAGATGGTGACGAATACACCCTCTATACCGAAGGTTCACAACTTAAGGATGTACTCCAGATCGAAGGTGTCGATGTTACAAGAACATCCACAAACAATATCGGAGAGATCTTTGAGGTGTTCGGAATAGAGGCTGCGAGAAACTCCATCATCACAGAAGCTACTAACACCCTGTCAGAACAGGGTCTTACTGTAGATATCAGACACATCATGCTTGTGTCAGATATCATGTGCTGTGATGGAGAGGTAAAGCAGATCGGTAGACACGGTATCTCAGGAGAGAAGGCCAGTGTGTTCGCCCGTGCAGCATTCGAGGTTACTGTTAACCACTTGCTTGATGCGGGAATGCGTGGAGACCGCGACGAGCTCAATGGAGTTACTGAGAACATCATCGTGGGACAGCCGATAAAGCTGGGAACCGGAGATGTACATCTAATTACAAAATAA
- a CDS encoding DNA-directed RNA polymerase subunit A', translating to MHNDIPSIPKRVGAIKFGLLSPKEVRKMSVTAIITADTYDDDGYPIDMGLMDLRLGVIDPGLKCKTCGSRAGECPGHFGHIDLVAPVIHVGFNKTIRKTLRSVCRNCSRLLLDASKKQEFLDQLSTCKDMGHLPDSIINEVFKEARKSKTCPYCSTEQLEIKFEKPSDYVEDGHKLTPTEIRDRFENIPDEDVKVLGMDPASARPEWMVLTVLPVPPVTVRPSITLESGQRSEDDLTHKLVDIIRINQRFQENRDAGAPQLIIEDLWELLQYHVTTFFDNEVSGVPPARHRSGRPLKTLTQRLKGKEGRFRGSLSGKRVNFSARTVVSPDPNLSINELGVPFAMAMQMTIPEKVTTRNIELLRMYVQRGSEVHPGANYAIRDDGRRIRVSEINKEELAEKIEVGWTVERQLMDGDIVLFNRQPSLHKMSIMAHRVKVLPFKTFRLNPAVCPPYNADFDGDEMNMHVLQTEESRAEASILMQVQENILSPRFGGPIIGGIHDHISGLFLLTRNENKITKNAALELLRKSDIRDLPEPASHSESGEPLWNGKQIFSQILPKGLYLEFPAQACFKCDTCKKKECEYDAYVVIEDGEMLQGTIDEQAIGAFKGKILDKVMKEYSPEAGAKFVDDFTRLAIRGVMKTGLSFGISDEDIPVTAKVQIGNLLNEAEDRVQKLIEAYEAKELEPLPGRTLDETIEMKIMQELGKARDQTGNIAGKQLGLENSAVLMAKSGARGSMLNLTQMAACVGQQAVRGERIRRGYAGRTLPHFDKGDLGADAHGFVKASYKSGLNPTEYFFHAIGGREGLVDTAVRTSQSGYLQRRLVNALQDLEVQYDGSVRETRGVIVQFKYGEDGIDSTKSDYSKPEAIHRIVRRVTGKEVN from the coding sequence ATGCATAATGATATTCCATCAATTCCAAAAAGGGTTGGCGCAATTAAATTCGGTCTGCTCTCTCCTAAAGAAGTAAGGAAGATGAGTGTAACAGCAATTATTACCGCTGACACCTATGACGACGACGGTTATCCAATTGACATGGGTCTTATGGACCTTCGCCTTGGAGTTATCGACCCGGGTCTTAAATGTAAGACCTGTGGCAGCCGAGCAGGAGAATGTCCGGGACACTTCGGACACATTGACCTTGTAGCTCCTGTTATCCATGTTGGTTTTAACAAGACGATACGCAAGACACTGCGTTCAGTCTGCCGCAACTGTAGCAGACTTCTTCTTGATGCAAGTAAGAAGCAGGAGTTCCTTGACCAGTTAAGCACTTGCAAGGACATGGGACACCTCCCGGACAGCATCATCAATGAAGTATTCAAAGAAGCACGCAAGTCTAAGACCTGCCCATACTGTTCAACCGAACAGCTTGAGATCAAGTTCGAAAAACCAAGCGACTATGTAGAAGACGGTCACAAGCTTACTCCAACCGAGATACGCGACCGCTTTGAGAACATCCCTGATGAAGATGTAAAAGTTCTTGGAATGGATCCTGCAAGCGCAAGGCCTGAATGGATGGTCCTCACAGTTCTTCCAGTACCACCGGTAACTGTCAGACCTTCAATTACACTTGAATCCGGTCAGCGCAGTGAAGACGACCTGACCCACAAGCTTGTAGATATTATCAGAATTAACCAGAGATTCCAGGAGAACAGGGATGCTGGTGCGCCACAGCTTATTATTGAAGACCTGTGGGAATTGCTCCAGTACCATGTTACAACATTCTTCGATAATGAAGTATCAGGTGTACCTCCTGCCAGACACAGATCAGGAAGACCTCTCAAGACCCTCACACAGCGTCTTAAGGGTAAGGAAGGACGTTTCAGAGGAAGTTTGTCCGGTAAGCGTGTTAACTTCTCAGCACGTACCGTAGTTTCACCTGATCCAAACCTTAGTATCAATGAATTGGGTGTTCCTTTTGCAATGGCAATGCAGATGACCATTCCTGAAAAGGTCACAACAAGGAACATTGAGCTTCTCCGTATGTACGTGCAGCGTGGCAGCGAAGTTCACCCTGGTGCAAACTATGCGATCCGTGATGACGGAAGACGTATCAGAGTTTCTGAAATTAACAAGGAAGAGCTTGCAGAGAAAATAGAGGTCGGATGGACTGTTGAAAGACAGCTTATGGACGGCGACATCGTCCTCTTTAACAGGCAGCCTTCTCTTCACAAGATGAGTATCATGGCCCACAGGGTAAAGGTACTTCCTTTCAAGACATTCAGGCTTAACCCGGCAGTATGTCCACCATACAACGCTGACTTTGACGGTGACGAAATGAACATGCACGTTCTGCAGACCGAAGAATCAAGAGCAGAAGCAAGCATTCTCATGCAGGTTCAGGAGAACATCCTGTCACCACGTTTCGGCGGACCTATCATCGGCGGTATACACGACCACATTTCAGGTCTTTTCCTGCTTACAAGGAATGAGAACAAGATCACAAAGAATGCAGCTCTTGAACTTCTCAGAAAGTCAGACATAAGAGATTTGCCGGAACCTGCAAGCCACTCCGAAAGCGGAGAACCATTGTGGAACGGTAAGCAGATCTTCAGTCAGATCCTTCCAAAAGGACTTTACCTGGAATTCCCTGCACAGGCATGTTTCAAGTGTGATACCTGTAAGAAGAAGGAATGTGAATATGACGCATATGTGGTCATAGAAGATGGAGAAATGCTCCAGGGTACCATTGACGAACAGGCAATTGGTGCTTTCAAAGGTAAGATCCTCGATAAGGTCATGAAGGAATACAGCCCTGAAGCTGGTGCAAAGTTCGTAGATGACTTTACAAGACTTGCTATCCGCGGTGTGATGAAGACAGGCCTTAGTTTCGGAATAAGTGATGAAGATATACCAGTCACTGCAAAGGTGCAGATAGGTAATCTCCTGAATGAGGCGGAAGACAGAGTGCAGAAGCTCATTGAAGCATACGAAGCAAAAGAACTTGAACCATTGCCAGGACGTACCCTTGATGAAACAATTGAAATGAAGATCATGCAGGAACTCGGTAAGGCTCGTGACCAGACGGGTAACATTGCTGGTAAGCAGCTTGGTCTTGAGAACTCTGCGGTGCTCATGGCAAAGTCAGGAGCAAGAGGTTCAATGCTTAACCTTACTCAGATGGCTGCCTGTGTCGGACAACAGGCGGTTCGTGGTGAAAGGATCAGAAGAGGATATGCAGGAAGGACACTCCCTCACTTTGACAAGGGTGACCTTGGTGCAGATGCTCACGGTTTCGTAAAGGCAAGTTACAAGAGTGGACTGAACCCGACCGAATATTTCTTCCACGCAATTGGAGGTCGTGAAGGTCTTGTAGATACTGCGGTTCGTACTTCCCAGTCAGGTTACCTGCAGAGGAGACTTGTTAACGCATTGCAGGATCTTGAGGTCCAGTATGACGGTTCTGTAAGAGAGACACGTGGTGTCATTGTCCAGTTCAAGTATGGAGAAGATGGAATTGACTCCACAAAGAGTGACTATAGTAAACCTGAAGCGATCCACCGTATCGTCAGGAGAGTCACCGGTAAGGAGGTGAACTAA